The genomic segment AGGATTGCTGATAATCCTATAGTTAGTGAACATAGGCATAAGAGTGGTACTCCAACAATGGGTGGTGTTGCATTCTTATTTGCAATTTCTTTTGTAATTGCAGCATATTATCAAAATATTCCAATATTATTAGTTTCATTCATCATGCTTGCAGGCGGTATTGTTGGTCTTGTTGATGATTTGATTGGTCTTAAAGTTAAAGAAATTCAAAAGGTTGTTGTCAATACCTCTGATGAGGTTATTGCATTGGGGAGATTGGATGTTGAACCTGGAGAGGAAGTTCGTGTTGCAACTCCAAAAGCAAAAGCCGAAGTTGATGACTTGCTTAAAGAGGGTAAAGTTGAAGTCATAGGTGAAGTTCCTATCAAAACAGAGCCTGAAGAGTTGGAAAAAATAGTGTGTCAGATTGTAATAGGAATATTTTTCGCTCTTACTGGTATAGTAACAACTTTAGGTGGTTTTGAACTAGGTTTATTGGCTATTCCAGTAGTTATTATAGCCATTTTAGGTTGTATCAATGCAGTTAATTTAATTGATGGGATGGATGGCTTAGCCGCAGGTATTGTTGGAATTGCATCAATTTTCTGTTGTGTTTACATTTACTTGTTTGGACATGCATCTTTAATGCCTCCATTTTTAATATTGTCTGCTTTATGTTTAGGATTTTTAGTATTCAATAAATATCCCGCTTCTATTTTTATGGGTGACACTGGATCATTCGTATTGGGAACAGGTTATGCTGCTGCAGTACTTGTCTGTGATATTCCCTATTTTGGAGTTCTAGCATTGGGTGTTCCAATTATTTCAGTTATTGTAAGCTTATTGCACAGGGCACATATAATCAAATTACCAGTAGAACCGCTACATCACACATTAAATCATTATGGAATGTCTGAAACAAAAATTGTATTGACTTACTGGGGAGTTACATTATTATTGTGTGTAATAGGTATTCTTGCTAAGATGTACCTATTCTAATTTTCTTTTTGGTGATAATATGGAAATTCAAGAATTGACTGAAGCCATTGAAGGAAAACTCATTGGAAATGATGAATTCTTTTCAATTGATGGTTTTACAGGTAAATTTACTTTTTTAAATGATGCACATACTGGAGATATAGTAATAAGGCATTGGATCAATGATAAAGGTATTGAAATGGCATTTGATCAGAATATTGCCTGTTTGATTACTCAAAATCCAAAAGATGGCGCTATTGAAATGGCAGAACATTTAAATTTCCCATTGATAATTACAGATAAAATAGAATTGGCAAATGCATATGCATTATCATACACCATTAACAAATTCTCCCCAAATTCGACAAACATTGTAATCACTGGAACAAACGGCAAATCAACTACATCACATTTAATTTATCATATTTTAAAAACTGCTGGCTTTAATGTATTTACCAATACAGATAGCGAATCGGAATTCAATACATTGATTGACCCGATGGTTTCTAAACTAATTGCTGATGAAGTTACAAAAAATGGGGAACTGGATTATCTGGTGATTGAAGTATCTGAAGTTCAAGGTTGGCTTGGAAAATTGATGGAGCATCATGCAGCATTGATGAGCGAAGCAATCAACCCTAAAGTTGGAGTCATAACAAACATTGCAATGGACCATATTGGTCTTGTAAATTCAATAGATGATGTGTTTAGGGAAATAACTGCTGTTCCAAAAGCTATTGGGGATGGTGTTTGTGTACTCAATCATGATGATGAATTGGTCATGAAATTGGATGCTGAAAACCCATTCTATACTTCAATGTCTCCATTAGATGAGGAAAATGCAGTTTATTATGATGGTGAAAAAATAATTCATCAAGGCAAAACACTCATGACTAAGGAAGAATTGCCATTCACAGGCAATCATTTCATTCAAAATATCTTATCAGCGATTGCATCATGTATCTCTTTGGGAATAGATGAAAATGATATAATTGTTGGTGTCAAATCGTATGAGGCTTTAAATAGACGTTTTGCTAAATTAAATGATGAACCTTTAATTTATGATGATTTTGCACATAATCCTGATGGAATTAAAGCTACTATTTCTGAAACAATCAAATTGCTTCCTCCAAATCAGACATTATATGTTGTATGTGCCATCAGAGGGTCAAGGGGTGTTGAAATAAACCAATTGAATGTTGAGGCACTTGTGGAGTCTGTGGGGGACAATATGGAATTGATTTTATCTTCAAGCAATGATGTTGTCAATGATTTAAATTTTGTTGAACAAGAAGAAAGAGAAGTATTTTTCAACACATTAAATCAAAATGATATTGATTTTATTCATTATGACAATTTAAAAGAATGTTTAAGTGAAACTTACAAAAAAGCGGGTAAAAATGATATCATATTATTAATAGGAGCTCAAGGAATGGATCCTGCCGAATCACTTTTAAAAGATATTATATAAATTTAAATATTATATTAACTTAATATAATAAATGAATAGTTTTATTCTTATAATAGAATATTCGATAAAAGAGGATATAAACATGTTTATAAAGATTAGAAGAGACACATTAATAATTCTATTATTGGCATTTATTTTAATCTTTTGTGGTCGTTTAATCACT from the uncultured Methanobrevibacter sp. genome contains:
- a CDS encoding glycosyltransferase family 4 protein → MCGKMNNTDMLILFLVTLCATIFFTWYVKRIFLRARIADNPIVSEHRHKSGTPTMGGVAFLFAISFVIAAYYQNIPILLVSFIMLAGGIVGLVDDLIGLKVKEIQKVVVNTSDEVIALGRLDVEPGEEVRVATPKAKAEVDDLLKEGKVEVIGEVPIKTEPEELEKIVCQIVIGIFFALTGIVTTLGGFELGLLAIPVVIIAILGCINAVNLIDGMDGLAAGIVGIASIFCCVYIYLFGHASLMPPFLILSALCLGFLVFNKYPASIFMGDTGSFVLGTGYAAAVLVCDIPYFGVLALGVPIISVIVSLLHRAHIIKLPVEPLHHTLNHYGMSETKIVLTYWGVTLLLCVIGILAKMYLF
- a CDS encoding Mur ligase family protein, whose protein sequence is MEIQELTEAIEGKLIGNDEFFSIDGFTGKFTFLNDAHTGDIVIRHWINDKGIEMAFDQNIACLITQNPKDGAIEMAEHLNFPLIITDKIELANAYALSYTINKFSPNSTNIVITGTNGKSTTSHLIYHILKTAGFNVFTNTDSESEFNTLIDPMVSKLIADEVTKNGELDYLVIEVSEVQGWLGKLMEHHAALMSEAINPKVGVITNIAMDHIGLVNSIDDVFREITAVPKAIGDGVCVLNHDDELVMKLDAENPFYTSMSPLDEENAVYYDGEKIIHQGKTLMTKEELPFTGNHFIQNILSAIASCISLGIDENDIIVGVKSYEALNRRFAKLNDEPLIYDDFAHNPDGIKATISETIKLLPPNQTLYVVCAIRGSRGVEINQLNVEALVESVGDNMELILSSSNDVVNDLNFVEQEEREVFFNTLNQNDIDFIHYDNLKECLSETYKKAGKNDIILLIGAQGMDPAESLLKDII